A DNA window from Streptomyces parvus contains the following coding sequences:
- the trxA gene encoding thioredoxin, whose amino-acid sequence MSTVELTKENFDQVVSDNDFVLIDFWASWCGPCRQFAPVYDSASERHPDLVFAKVDTEAQQELAAAFEIRSIPTLMIVRDNVAVFAQPGALPEAALEDVIGQARNLDMDEVRKSVEEQKRAAEAGQGQSEAQ is encoded by the coding sequence ATGAGCACCGTCGAGCTCACCAAGGAAAACTTCGATCAGGTCGTCAGCGACAACGATTTCGTCCTGATCGACTTCTGGGCTTCCTGGTGTGGCCCTTGCCGACAGTTCGCGCCGGTCTACGACTCGGCCTCCGAGCGCCACCCGGACCTGGTCTTCGCCAAGGTCGACACCGAAGCGCAGCAGGAGCTCGCGGCGGCCTTCGAGATCCGCTCCATCCCGACGCTGATGATCGTCCGGGACAACGTCGCGGTCTTCGCCCAGCCCGGCGCGCTGCCCGAGGCGGCTCTGGAGGACGTCATCGGACAGGCCCGGAACCTGGACATGGACGAGGTCCGCAAGTCGGTCGAGGAGCAGAAGCGGGCGGCCGAGGCGGGGCAGGGGCAGTCTGAGGCCCAGTAG